From a region of the Cucumis sativus cultivar 9930 chromosome 6, Cucumber_9930_V3, whole genome shotgun sequence genome:
- the LOC101217038 gene encoding vesicle-associated membrane protein 724, giving the protein MSQDSFIYSFVARGTMILAEFTEFTGNFPAIANQCLQKLPSANNKFTYNCDHHTFNFLVEDGYAYCVVAKESLSKQISIAFLERMKADFKKRYGGGKADTAVAKSLNKDFGPIMREHMKYIIEHAEEIEKLIKVKAQVSEVKSIMLENLDKAFERGDNINTLADKTENLRDQAQTYRGQGTKLRRKMWYQNMKIKLVVLVILLALVLIIWVSICHGFNCTN; this is encoded by the exons ATGAGTCAAGACTCGTTTATTTACAGCTTCGTGGCTAGAGGAACCATGATCTTGGCTGAGTTTACTGAGTTCACCGGAAATTTTCCAGCGATTGCGAATCAGTGTCTTCAGAAACTTCCTTCTGCTAACAATAAGTTCACTTACAATTGCGACCATCATACCTTTAATTTCTTGGTTGAAGATGGTTATG CTTACTGTGTTGTGGCGAAAGAATCTCTCAGTAAGCAGATATCTATAGCCTTTTTGGAACGGATGAAAGCtgactttaaaaaaagatatggaGGCGGTAAAGCCGATACTGCTGTTGCGAAAAGTCTCAACAAGGATTTTGG TCCAATTATGAGAGAGCACATGAAGTATATCATCGAGCATGCCGAAGAGATCGAAAAGTTGATAAAAGTGAAGGCTCAAGTATCGGAAGTTAAAAGTATAATGTTGGAGAATCTCGACAAG GCTTTTGAGAGAGGAGACAACATCAATACTCTTGCTGACAAAACAGAAAATCTTCGAGATCAG GCTCAAACTTACAGAGGACAAGGAACTAAACTGAGGAGGAAAATGTGGTATCAAAACATGAAGATAAAGCTAGTTGTTCTTGTGATATTGTTAGCTCTTGTGCTCATAATCTGGGTTTCCATTTGCCATGGATTCAACTGCACCAATTAG
- the LOC101217747 gene encoding probable histone-arginine methyltransferase 1.4, with the protein MEDSLGQKHKPQEFTLVSISELASSSSSSSSSSSPVVARFCSDSGAAELRLRQETDSDDLAFDLRTSQIFRLGPVQSVCISEGDGSEEKSHSRGVTIQFRNEEESSAFHSAFDQRKKDNIVQGTTPLPNGEISFLKSKFDDKIESSSAKMYFHYYGQLLHQQNMLQDYVRTGTYYAAVMENRADFTGRVVVDVGAGSGILSLFAAQAGAKHVYAVEASEMAEYARVLIAGNPALSQRITVIKGKVEDVELPEKADILISEPMGTLLVNERMLESYVIARDRFLHQNGKMFPTIGRIHMAPFSDEYLFVEVANKALFWQQQNYYGVDLTALHGSAFQGYFSQPVVDAFDPRLLVAASMSHVLDFTNVKEEELYDIDIPLKFVASVGARIHGLACWFDVLFNGSTVQRWLTTAPGAPTTHWYQLRCVLSQPIYVMAGQEITGRLHMVAHSAQSYTLYLTLSAKMWGPGAEQGGILQSSSCKLDLKEPYYRMSQPQVYPVAQDQQHQLIPSQDVPIQPQDLEDADLMLQASPNSGAPLNSLID; encoded by the exons ATGGAAGACTCTTTAGGGCAAAAGCACAAACCTCAGGAGTTCACTCTTGTTTCGATTTCTGAGCTTgcttcttcgtcttcctcctcctcctcctcttcctcaCCGGTTGTCGCACGGTTCTGCAGCGATTCCGGTGCTGCTGAGCTTCGGTTACGGCAGGAAACCGATTCTGATGACCTTGCTTTCGATCTTCGGACTTCTCAG ATATTTCGGTTAGGCCCTGTTCAGTCAGTTTGCATTTCCGAAGGCGATGGCAGTGAAGAG AAATCTCACTCCAGAGGAGTTACCATTCAATTTAGAAATGAGGAAGAGAGCAGTGCGTTTCATTCTGCTTTTGATCAGAGGAAGAAGGATAATATTGTCCAAG GGACCACCCCTTTACCAAATGGTGAAATTTCCTTCTTGAAAAGCAAGTTCGATGATAAAATAGAATCGTCATCTGCAAAGATGTACTTCCACTACTATGGACAACTTCTACACCAACAAAATATGTTGCAGGACTATGTGAGGACAG GGACATATTACGCAGCAGTGATGGAAAATCGTGCTGATTTCACAGGCCGAGTGGTTGTTGATGTTGGTGCTGGTAGTGGTATTTTGTCGTTATTTGCTGCTCAG GCCGGTGCAAAACATGTTTATGCTGTGGAAGCATCTGAAATGGCTGAGTATGCTCGTGTATTAATTGCAGGGAACCCTGCCTTGAGTCAACGAATCACA GTAATTAAAGGCAAAGTTGAGGATGTAGAATTACCTGAGAAAGCAGACATTTTAATCTCAGAGCCAATGG GCACCTTATTGGTCAATGAAAGAATGCTTGAATCGTATGTGATCGCAAGGGATCGTTTTTTGCACCAAAATGGAAAGATGTTCCCGACAATAGGAAG GATTCACATGGCACCTTTCAGTGATGAATATCTATTTGTTGAAGTAGCTAACAAG gCACTCTTTTGGCagcaacaaaattattatggTGTTGATTTGACAGCCTTGCATGGATCAGCATTTCAAGGCTATTTTTCTCAG CCGGTGGTGGATGCTTTTGATCCAAGATTATTGGTGGCCGCTTCAATGTCTCATGTTTTAGACTTCACAAATGTCAAG GAAGAGGAATTGTATGACATAGATATTCCTCTGAAGTTTGTTGCTTCCGTGGGTGCCAGAATCCATGGATTGGCCTGCTGGTTTGATGTATTATTTAATGGCAG CACCGTGCAGAGATGGCTTACCACTGCCCCAGGTGCCCCAACAACCCATTGGTATCAGTTACGTTGTGTCCTTTCCCAGCCGATTTATGTCATGGCAGGACAGGAAATTACTGGTAGACTTCACATGGTTGCTCACAGTGCTCAGAGTTACACGCTTTATTTGACTCTATCAG CCAAAATGTGGGGACCTGGTGCCGAGCAAGGAGGAATTCTTCAGTCGTCTTCGTGCAAACTTGACCTGAAAGAGCCCTACTATAGAATGTCCCAACCACAAGTCTACCCCGTAGCTCAAGATCAGCAACATCAGCTAATTCCATCACAG GATGTACCAATTCAACCACAGGATTTAGAAGATGCAGATCTGATGCTACAGGCATCACCTAACTCGGGGGCTCCACTCAATTCATTGATagattaa
- the LOC101217283 gene encoding 40S ribosomal protein S21-2, with amino-acid sequence MQNEEGKITELYIPRKCSATNRLITSKDHASVQINIGHLDENGIYTGQFSTFALCGFIRAQGDADSALDRLWQKKKAEVRQQ; translated from the exons ATGCAGAACGAAGAAGGAAAGATTACCGAGCTTTACATTCCTAGGAAGTG CTCTGCCACAAATCGACTCATTACTTCCAAGGATCACGCCTCGGTTCAGATTAACATTGGGCACTTGGACGAGAATGGCATCTACACAGGCCAATTCTCCACTTTTGCTCTCTGCGGTTTCATCCGTGCTCAG GGAGATGCAGACAGTGCATTGGATAGGTTGTGGCAGAAGAAGAAAGCCGAAGTTCGCCAACAGTAG
- the LOC101216805 gene encoding flowering-promoting factor 1-like protein 1 — translation MSGVWVFRNGVVRLVENGGGSAAEGGGQQSQLRRKALVFSQTAEVMTSYAALEKKLVPLGWERYYDDPNLLQFHKRSTVHLISLPKDFAKFKSMHMYDIVVKNRNHFEVIDT, via the coding sequence atgtcgGGCGTTTGGGTGTTCAGAAACGGCGTCGTTCGGTTAGTGGAAAACGGGGGAGGCAGTGCGGCGGAGGGCGGGGGTCAGCAGTCGCAACTCCGGCGGAAAGCGCTGGTGTTCAGTCAGACGGCGGAGGTGATGACGTCGTACGCAGCGTTGGAAAAGAAGTTGGTGCCGTTGGGATGGGAGCGGTATTACGATGATCCAAATCTGTTGCAATTTCATAAGAGATCAACGGTCCACCTTATCTCTCTCCCCAAAGATTTTGCTAAGTTCAAATCCATGCATATGTACGACATCGTCGTTAAGAATCGAAACCATTTCGAAGTTATTGACACTTAA
- the LOC101217514 gene encoding protein RALF-like 33, with product MGISRVSSLLAVFLILAPHFVFSMAAAVDFSGDHELLFVPTTSDFFDDNDDFGFGMEFQMDSEINRRILATTRYISYGALRRNNVPCSRRGASYYNCRPGAQANPYTRGCSAITRCRS from the coding sequence ATGGGAATCTCACGCGTTTCTTCTCTCCTTGCCGTCTTCCTCATTCTCGCTCCTCATTTTGTCTTCTCCATGGCGGCCGCCGTCGATTTCTCTGGCGACCACGAGCTTCTCTTCGTTCCCACCACGTCCGATTTCTTCGACGACAACGATGATTTCGGTTTCGGAATGGAGTTCCAGATGGACTCTGAGATCAATCGCCGAATTCTGGCGACTACTCGTTACATAAGCTACGGTGCTCTTAGGAGGAACAATGTTCCTTGCTCTCGTCGTGGTGCTTCTTATTACAACTGCAGACCAGGTGCTCAGGCGAATCCTTACACCCGTGGTTGCAGCGCTATTACTCGCTGCAGAAGTTGA